In one Shewanella loihica PV-4 genomic region, the following are encoded:
- the mnmE gene encoding tRNA uridine-5-carboxymethylaminomethyl(34) synthesis GTPase MnmE has product MTTDTIVAQATAPGRGGVGIIRVSGDKASDVAMAVLGHLPKVRYADYCDFKAADGAVIDQGIALYFKGPNSFTGEDVLELQGHGGQVVLDMLIKRVMDVDGVRIAKPGEFSEQAFMNDKLDLTQAEAIADLIDATSEQAAKSALNSLQGEFSTQVHELVDQVTNLRLYVEAAIDFPDEEVDFLSDGKIAASLGKIITKLDSVQSSAKQGAIIREGMKVVIAGRPNAGKSSLLNALAGKESAIVTEIAGTTRDVLREHIHLDGMPLHIIDTAGLRDTTDTVEQIGIERAWAEIETADQVLFMVDGTTTDAVDPHDIWPDFIDRLPKNLGVTVVRNKADLTGESLDATDEQGHKVFRLSAKTGSGVDELKAHLKSLMGYQSNLEGGFLARRRHLEALELASSHLALGQEQLEVYQAGELLAEELRMCQLALSEITGKFTSDDLLGKIFSSFCIGK; this is encoded by the coding sequence ATGACGACAGATACTATCGTGGCACAAGCAACCGCACCAGGCCGCGGCGGCGTAGGTATCATCAGGGTCTCTGGCGACAAGGCCAGCGACGTAGCCATGGCGGTACTCGGGCATCTGCCTAAAGTACGTTATGCCGACTACTGTGATTTCAAGGCCGCCGATGGCGCGGTGATCGACCAAGGCATCGCCCTCTACTTCAAGGGCCCTAACTCCTTCACCGGCGAAGATGTGCTCGAGCTGCAGGGCCACGGTGGCCAGGTAGTGCTGGATATGCTGATCAAGCGTGTCATGGATGTCGATGGCGTGCGTATCGCCAAGCCTGGCGAATTCAGCGAGCAGGCCTTCATGAACGACAAGCTGGATCTGACCCAGGCCGAGGCGATAGCCGATCTGATCGATGCCACCAGTGAACAGGCGGCCAAGAGCGCGCTCAACTCGCTACAGGGTGAGTTCTCCACTCAGGTCCACGAGCTGGTGGATCAGGTCACCAACCTGCGTCTCTACGTGGAAGCCGCGATAGACTTTCCCGACGAGGAGGTGGACTTTCTCTCCGACGGTAAGATTGCCGCTTCACTTGGCAAGATCATCACCAAGCTCGATTCGGTGCAGTCCAGTGCCAAGCAGGGCGCCATCATACGCGAAGGGATGAAGGTGGTGATCGCCGGTCGTCCCAACGCGGGCAAGTCCAGCCTGCTCAACGCTCTCGCGGGTAAAGAGTCGGCTATCGTTACCGAAATCGCCGGCACCACCCGAGACGTGCTGCGAGAACATATCCATCTCGACGGCATGCCACTACACATCATAGACACGGCCGGCCTGCGCGACACCACAGACACGGTAGAGCAGATAGGGATAGAGCGCGCTTGGGCCGAGATAGAGACTGCCGATCAAGTGCTCTTCATGGTGGATGGCACCACCACGGACGCCGTCGATCCCCATGACATCTGGCCAGACTTTATCGATCGCCTACCCAAAAACCTTGGGGTGACAGTGGTGCGCAACAAGGCCGATCTGACCGGTGAGTCGTTAGACGCCACCGACGAGCAGGGCCACAAAGTATTCCGTCTGTCTGCCAAGACAGGCTCGGGCGTGGATGAACTCAAGGCGCACCTTAAGTCCCTAATGGGCTATCAGAGCAACCTAGAGGGCGGTTTCCTGGCTCGTCGTCGTCACTTAGAAGCATTAGAGCTCGCCAGCAGTCATCTGGCACTGGGTCAGGAACAGTTAGAGGTCTATCAAGCGGGTGAGCTCCTGGCAGAAGAGCTGCGCATGTGTCAACTAGCACTCTCGGAAATCACCGGAAAGTTCACCTCAGACGATCTTCTCGGCAAGATCTTCAGTTCATTCTGTATCGGGAAGTGA
- the yidC gene encoding membrane protein insertase YidC, whose amino-acid sequence MESQRNILLIGLLFVSFLLWQQWQTDKNPQPVATESSVVASTVTDAHSADVPDADAALPEAVAASKELISVTTDQLTLKINPVGGDIVYSALVGHKLEQDKEEPFVLLQQTKDIYYISQSGLIGRNGIDSSTKGRAHFSSQSQAYTLADGQDTLEIPLTYVADNGVTYTKVFTLHRGKFDVGVEYRINNTSAEQLQVQMYGQIKHSIKKSESSMMMPTYRGAAFSTADTRYEKYSFEDMADKNLDKKTLGGWAAMLQHYFVSAWVPPANDQNTIFSSVSAGGLANIGFRGAVYDVAPGTQQTISAQFYVGPKDQEALSAISESLNLVVDYGFLWWLAIPIHWLLMFYQSFVGNWGVAIILITLTVRGMLYPLTKAQYTSMAKMRNLQPKLQDMKERFGDDRQKMGQAMMELYKKEKVNPMGGCLPILLQMPIFIALYWVLLESYELRHAPFMLWITDLSVQDPYYVLPLLMGVSMFLMQKMQPMAPTMDPMQQKMMQWMPVIFTVFFLWFPAGLVLYWLVGNLVAITQQKIIYAGLEKKGLK is encoded by the coding sequence ATGGAATCTCAACGCAATATATTGCTCATCGGTCTGCTTTTTGTCAGCTTTTTGCTGTGGCAGCAATGGCAAACAGACAAAAATCCGCAACCGGTTGCCACTGAATCTTCAGTTGTAGCTTCAACCGTCACAGATGCGCACAGTGCTGACGTTCCCGATGCCGACGCTGCTCTTCCAGAAGCAGTAGCCGCCTCTAAAGAACTCATTAGCGTCACGACAGACCAACTGACCCTGAAAATTAACCCAGTGGGTGGCGATATCGTCTACTCTGCGCTGGTGGGTCATAAACTGGAGCAAGACAAGGAAGAACCTTTCGTCCTGCTGCAGCAAACCAAAGATATCTACTACATCTCTCAGAGTGGTCTGATCGGCCGTAACGGCATCGACAGCAGCACTAAGGGCCGTGCCCACTTTAGCAGCCAGTCACAGGCCTATACCCTAGCCGATGGCCAGGATACCCTGGAGATCCCACTGACCTATGTTGCCGACAATGGCGTGACCTACACTAAGGTGTTCACCCTGCACAGAGGCAAGTTCGACGTCGGTGTTGAATATCGCATCAACAACACCTCAGCCGAGCAGCTACAGGTGCAGATGTATGGTCAGATCAAGCACAGCATCAAGAAAAGCGAAAGCAGCATGATGATGCCGACCTATCGCGGCGCCGCCTTCTCGACAGCAGATACCCGCTACGAGAAGTACAGCTTCGAAGATATGGCCGACAAGAACCTAGACAAGAAGACCCTAGGTGGTTGGGCAGCCATGCTGCAACACTACTTCGTATCAGCCTGGGTACCACCAGCTAACGATCAAAACACCATCTTCTCTAGCGTAAGCGCCGGCGGCCTGGCCAATATCGGTTTCCGTGGTGCCGTCTATGATGTCGCACCTGGTACACAGCAGACTATCAGTGCCCAGTTCTACGTGGGTCCTAAGGATCAAGAGGCCCTATCGGCCATCTCTGAATCGCTGAATCTGGTAGTTGATTACGGCTTCCTATGGTGGCTGGCAATCCCAATCCACTGGTTGTTGATGTTCTATCAATCATTCGTGGGTAACTGGGGTGTGGCGATTATCCTAATTACGCTGACCGTACGTGGTATGTTGTACCCGCTGACTAAGGCGCAATACACCTCTATGGCCAAGATGCGTAACCTGCAACCTAAACTGCAGGACATGAAAGAACGCTTCGGCGATGACCGTCAGAAGATGGGTCAGGCCATGATGGAACTGTACAAGAAAGAGAAAGTGAACCCTATGGGTGGCTGTCTGCCTATCTTGCTACAGATGCCTATCTTCATCGCCCTCTACTGGGTACTGCTGGAAAGCTACGAGCTGCGTCACGCGCCATTCATGCTATGGATCACCGACCTTTCGGTACAAGATCCATACTATGTACTGCCGCTGCTGATGGGTGTATCTATGTTCCTGATGCAGAAGATGCAGCCGATGGCTCCGACCATGGATCCTATGCAACAGAAGATGATGCAGTGGATGCCAGTTATCTTTACCGTCTTCTTCCTCTGGTTCCCAGCGGGTCTGGTACTTTACTGGTTGGTCGGTAACTTGGTGGCCATCACCCAGCAGAAGATCATCTATGCCGGTTTGGAGAAAAAAGGGTTAAAATAA